The DNA region TAACATGATAAACCAACGAAcatatcatattattaattagtgTAAACCTATAATGTTAATagttttatacttttttcatttctgtgtgtatatatatatatacggttattatatattttttgtagtaaaaacagaaattttttattcaagagAATTAATCATGAATTAGCGTGGTGTTACAAGTTCAATCGATCACTGCTCTTTCTCTGTGTTTATACTGGGGTTTACATCTATTGGATGTGTTTCTGGTGTATTAAGTTAATGAGCCGTTCATAAAGTCATATTTCCCTTTAAAAGCTTACAAAGGGAaaggaaaaataagagaaaaagagacCAATAAGTGTTAAAATTAGAAATTCGTTAGCCCTCTGTCTGCAATGTATGTTCCCTTCAAGGCCACAGTTGGTGTGATGGACAACAGATAATTTATATGATTAACTAATTAACGTAAAAATGTATGGATCTAAAGTTTGGAAAAAGATCGCTGGTTGTTGACAAACAACTCGAACAAATTCAATTATTCTATTTTCTATATGGAATGAAAAACAATTAGTTCGTTAATATTTAacaaatctaataattaaaactttttCAATGATTCACATGTCAAAATCAGCAAGGAATATGAAGTTCTGCATTTTATGCTGTATTCAACGATAACATCATTACTTTCTCCTTCCTTTGCTCATGAACTTTTCTATGTAAATCAATTATGGATAGAAAATACTCAAATTCGGTCAAAAGGCTTGATATAGGTTGGAGTAATAAAAGAACTTACTGGGTTTAAAAGAACttctaatatgtttttttcacGACAATGACTAATTCTTGCTTTTGAAGATAATTCATTATAAGAAAACGTGCTAAAGAGGGAGATGATGATAATATgagaatttattattattattattattattattatcattattattattattattattatatcattgaaataaataattatcatcaaatttaattaaaatgttttctcaTAGGATTGTTTCTAGTTGTGTCTCTACCATTCACAAAAAAGAAGTTGTGGTCTCTACCAAAAACAATTAAGTTTTACCATCTCTTACGTTATGATATCAATATATACATGTGTAAGtgagataaattaaattaattgataaaaatgttttttttagaggATTTGATATCAGTTTTAAACActatgaaataatatatatttttaataacatttatttatgaattaaatattaCCAATGCAACCAtgtatatcaaattaatttatgaaattttatataaaaaatatatttctatattataattttttataagctaaaaaaattatttatatatataataaaataaaatacacaacTTGGAGTGTAAAGCTTTCACTCTTTTCATTATCCTTATTAGACAttccaatatattttttcttcttttctttgaatGTACATTTCACTCCATTCTTGCAATtagctaaaaaatatttttaaataatctcaatcttcatttttttacctgtatatttgattttcttttgtttattccCTTTTAAttaatccattttaatttttgtctctAAAATTAATTTCGATAAAAGAAATTTTCGTCAATAGTTGAAACATCcatatctaataatttaaattgataagTGTAAATCcaaaatataacatatatacacttatttattataatctttaagaataatatataatataacttatatattaGGTTATGTATACTTgtcaaaacttttaattataaaaaaaaacgccCATCTTGTGTAATGCGCAAACAAAAATATCagttaattgatattttattttatcacaacactctttattaatttatattcatgTATGTTTTAGCTTAGTGTTATTAGATACATATTTGAAATTGTGACATATTGAGTAAATGTGCACCTGACATGTTCTAGTTATTAGgtaatttttattatctataGAAATCAAAGTCATCTTATAccccatttttaaaaatattttcaaattcttaAACTAACTTGTACATATGTGGATTGtcaatacaaatatatatatatatatatatatatatatatatatatatatatatatatatatatatatatatatatatatatatatatatatatatatatatatatatatatgcgttgttttttatttcaattttctcttttttccggATTATCAAATACATAATATTTGAACGTGGTCTGAAAGAAGTATTCTGAAATACCTTATGAAATGATATTATGCTTCCGGAACATCTATTCCGTAACCAAAATATTATACTTCTATAATTACAAAACATGTGATTCGGAACAAATAGTCTATTATAAACATTTTGataaacatcaatattttatgaaCTTCATATCCCGTATATAGTATTTTAAATGTGTTAGGAAGATATATTTTGGAACACCTAACAAATATGGAACACCTATTTTGTAACTAAATATCATACATATGAAATACTCATCccataatacattaaaaaataattacgaaACATGTGATCCCAAGGAAACAATGAAAGGTGTTGTTCTTATGCAAAACCTATTTCGTAACAGAATATCATACTACTTAAGTACCTATTTCTTAATACATTACAAAATAATTGAGAAAGAGGTGTAGGTTGATTTTGATAGGGTGCAGGAAGAAAAGACGTTGTATGCGACCTCATCTAAGGCCCAATTTTGACCTGGACTTTACCAAATTGTCTTTAGTCAAAGCAGAGTTGGGTTTGAAATCTTTAAATAGTGTTTCGGATTTGGTGTAATGGTAATatgcaatattaatatttaaggcTTTTATTTGATATAAAAGTACTATTGgttgagtttaattttattttattttattttatcaaggtttatttatatatttggttCCTAGACATCACAATGATATAATTTTAGTCCGTCAGATTTTAATTATGTCAATTGTATCTTAAGATTATCATAAATGTGGTCGTTTTCAATTACaccaattttaatatttcatacATATTAAACACATGGACTAAAATTAGACAATTACTGTAATTAAGGGAATGAAGTGACACAATTGaaataagaaaaactaaaatcatacaAGAGTTACTTAACAGACTGAAAATGCAATCAAAGCCGTTTATCAGCAAGAAAgtgttcaaattcaaaaaattcatcaacaaatttaatttgttttggttGATTCCCCCGCTGCATTGATTGTACAAGTCCAATGGACTGAATATGCGATTTGCAACTAGAGAAGTCTTGTCATGGGTTAGAATGAAACGTCTTGGTTTCACCATTGGCAACGCTGAGAATATGCTCTTTTTCCCACAAATAGAACatactaaataataaaaattttaaaaaaataattcacaatacaaaagtatttaaaataataaattatttttaaaatcttaaatcacataatactaattgttttcaataataattaataataataagtctATCAAGCAACTAAATTACAACACAAAATTATAAACTCTAGAATTAGtcttaaaatctaaaaaaaaaacaattaaacataaattaaactaaaagatattttctatctttttattttatttttttagtagtcttatatattaatataattattatttataaaaaaaataactaatattgTGAGCTGACGAGGGAATTGTGGAATAATGTGGTTCCATTAAAAATAAGATGTTTGTATAGTAAGCACTTCAAGACAGAATCCCTACAAAGACAAATCTGAGAAGAGCATCATATCATACAGCAGGAGGAGTGTGTGTGAATGTGGGGTGTAACAAAAGGTAGAGGATACCAGCcatcttttttttatgaatgtgaTTGGTTTTCTAAAGTATGGCAATTGTGCTTTAGATGGCTTGGGGTGTCCACTGTATTGAGTAATGGTATGAACAGAAAGTTTCTACAATTCTATGGTCTGGCAGGAAGTGGTGCAGTAGATGGGAAAGGGTGGATGGTGATTTGGTTTGCTTTGCTATGAGCTATATGGGTAGGAAGGAATAACATGATTTTCAGACAAACAAGTGCAGCCGCAAGATGTTTTTGAAGAAGCTGTTATTCTAGTATGGAGGTGGCTTTAAGGAAAGGAAGAGGGGGTTTTGCTATCCATTGTCAGAGTGGATGCTTAACCCTATTGTGTGTCTTGGTGGTGATACGTTGTAATTAAATAGAGGCAACCAGTGGGACGGCTTTCTGTGCACATGCATTTGTTGATATGTTGGAAACCAGTTTTATGGTATAGTAAGTCTTAGGCAGTCACATGATTATACTAATGATAATGATATGTTTGATTTTCAGTGTATACCTGTCACAGCTTGGTGGAATGTTTATCTATTGCTCATGGTATTTTTGTCATAGAAGGTTAAGGTATCTTAAGTTTGCTGTCATCATGTGTGGGACTTTATGGACATTGTTGGTTTCATGGTAGGTGGGTATGAGGTTGGGGAACAAATATTCTGTTTTGGGGAATTCAGTTGTATCGGATATAGTAGCTGTAGCTGTAGCTGTAGTGGTTTtgtaggagaaaaaaaaaaagatgaaagagaaaaaagaatatatttgttgatatagcatttttcttttctaactaTGTACTTAGTAATGCAGAATGATGAAGGATGTTTTGTGGAAAATGAGCAaggtgttattttatttaaacttttgACAGTCTAATAAAAGATTAGCATAATCTTATCTCTCTCAAGTATAGCTTTTAACATTTGACTGTATTAACTGATTCAATCAGAAACTAGTCAGATATATAGGGTTGAATAAGTGACAATGGGTCAAATTTGAATAAGTGAAATTTCCGTTGACAGAATAAAAAGACCAGTTAATCATGTCAAGAAATTTGAGTGTTTTGTAGTTTATATAAAGGGctgaaggaagaaagaaaagcttCTGCAGTTGCTATGAATCAAACATTAGCCATGATCACAAGGGTGCAGGAAGAAAAGGCAACATTACATATGGAGGCCTTCCTGTACTTAAGAATGATGGATGAGCCTTCAGAGTATGAAACATGAGCTTTGCAAAAAGCTAATGCCTAATGACCTTGTTGCTTAATTAGAATGGGAAAGATGGCAAAGTTGGAAGCTGAAGTTGGGTTTTATGCAAAGAAAATTCCTAATGAATCGGTGCTGTAAAACATGGTGGCGACAAACTTTGGAATGATGGTGAAAGATATTGGATTGGACCATTACATTACATTGAAAGAACGAAAGTTTCCTTGGAAAGTCAATtactgaaaatactaatatatttgataaaatggaTGTTATACTCAAGTCTTTGGGGAAAAAATGTTCAGTCTGAATATATATTTCCCACGTTTGAAGAAGTCGTAAAAGCAACTTTACTTTTCCCTGAATATTCAATCATTCAAAGGGCAATTGGCTAATGTAGAATATGATGAAAGGGAATCCCCATAATACCATGAGAAGTTggacaataatatattttattgcaaGAATTATTTCTTCACCTAAATTAAATTCAGATTTCATGGGTGATGATTTCTCATCCAAGGAACCTCCGGATTGCAAGAAAAACTTGGGTACAATGGACAtggaaataattatttaccTTCTAATAAAAGTTTGGTTTCGGATTTTATTTGAAGGTTGCAAGTTCTTGAGGAAGACCTTGGTAAAGTTCATATTATCCCTCGTGCTGTAattcttttctaaattaaaattccaATATTTgttaaagatggaaaaatctacTTGAGTTGAGAGTACAACAGTAACCTACTAGCTTTGTTAAATAGTGCAtgttttaaacaaattaaaagtcaataactattaaaaaaatagtgtttgAAGTAATGTAAATTATACTCAAAATAATTTGCAATAaacttttcaagatatttttttataaatagtatTTTAGTAAGTGTGTATTGCACAAGatacatattttttcatataattaaaattcataataagtaaatatgtttgaattatAAAGTAtgatataagataatttttaactattgacaatttctgttaaaaaaattattgaaatttactagtaatttatagataatttaatgCAAATCTTCCTTATTTATAAATGAATGGTTAGAGAAATCCTCTATCAATTGTTTACTAGTGCTTAAAAGATGTGAACCCTTCTGTATCCTTGTACGTAAATGCTCCATACTGGTTACTTCTGTATCGAGAGTTGATTGAAATCTAACGGTTCAGATATCAGATATCTAATTCATAAACAGTGCAAATATGTTTGTCAATCCATTTTACTACTTCATTGTTCTTTCTATGATAACTTCCACTTTagctatcaaattttaattcaaatgggTCGAGAAAGGGGAATGAAGAAATGCAAGGGCTGAGAAATCCTCAAATCATTGATGTTATAAATTCCTTTTCAAATCAGTCATATTAACAATTTCTCAGTGAGTAGGCACGTAATGAACCCAAATTCACTTTGTTTTCAACAGAAAGATTATCAGATTCCATACAGAAACTGCATGCACGTCTAAGAGGCTGTTTACTTTGAGAGAAAATTTTCTGttttacatttaattaaaaaaaattatttttactttatttcctattttcaaaagtttgtataaaaaacaatgaaaaacataaagcaaagtgaaaaaaaaaaacaagagtatgtttttatcattaaaatgaaaatagaaaaaaatgcttttaaaCCAAATTGCCCTTAAAATTTTCAACTTCTCAGTACATACTTCACCGATGAAATAATAGGAATTCTAAATAAGCCAAAAAAAGGACGTGCATTCCGGAAGACAAAAAAAGGGGTGGAAGCAACAAGCTTACAAGATTTATAAAGTTTTGGGTTTGGCCCTTCCACCAACAATAACAAATTTTTGTGCTGTGATTTTTccaatattcttaaaaaaacaatgataaaatagtttctcattctgcaccttttgttttaTTACATTAGAAACTAGAATTGATAACACCATGCTACAGCCTACATACCAGCATCACTACTTCTGAAACTTCAGGCATTTTATAGTAAATTTAGTATGTTAAACTTATTTGTCATTTTGCATAACTCTTGGAAGTTAAAATGATTTCCTTGTTTTTTCATTTACCCTTAAACCGTTGATGTGTTCAACATTGCAAGTGATAAGAACACACAATAAAAGCAGTGACTTCCTATTccatttaaaaacaaaagactGATCTCAGCAGCATTCTCTGAAGTATGGCAAAATTCTGTACAGTATGTCAAATAACTCTGACACCTTTAGAACATAAAATTTGCATGTCAGACAGGAGGAATGTCAGtattttcaaaatccatttcTTTCTAAAAGTCAAAACATCTATGATAACTAGTAGCTTCAAAGATACCTGTATAAATGCTCTTTAATTTAGCTTAGTGGCTTGGAAACATTCCACTAACTCTACAATCTCCATTTTATGATCTCCACTTAAATGCTTTTCTTTTACTAAAACTGCAGTTCCATGATCTGAACTATGACGATGCAGCTTTGTTTTGCTTGTACGAGCCTTGCGGCATGGGCTGAAAGCATCAATGTGTGACAGGATGTCTTTCTTTTTCCGTCTCCTCTGCACATGCAAGAATTCATTTCCCAAGGACTCCATTGCTTTAACAGTCAATGGTCGATTTCTTGTGCTCTGTCTCCTAGGATTTATATTAGTAGGCTGCTGTTCCATAGAACCAACATCACAAGAGGATCTTTGTGGCTTTTCGACTACCCCCTGAGTATCAGTTGACAAACACGGATCATTTGCCTTTTTGCACTGCCCATCTTCCTCCACTGTCGCCACCATTTCACCATCTTCAGACTTCAACAGAACCTGGGGTGTGTTGAAGGTGACCGCCGACTGTGATTCACATTTCTCGACTTCAACACAAGAATTGCTCCTGGATTGACAAATTTCATTGAGAATGATTTCCTCGTTATTCACTTCCACACTTCTGTCAGCTAAAGAGGCAATTGAACTTCCATTCGGCCGAGAACTAACTGAATCACAAACATTTTGGTGGGAATCTGGAAAGCTCGATGACTGAGAGAATGCCACTTTTTCAGATTCCAAGCCTCCTGATGAATTCTCAACGGCGCGGCTTGTCTCTGCCTTGGCACAAGCAGTCAATCTTCTCCTTTTAATGGGAAGAACCATAGGATTACAATGATCTGATCTTGCCCTCCGACGGAATTGATGCTTTATAGTCCTCTTTAGCTGATTATCATCAGTCACACGGGTCTtctgatttttctggctttctACCCTTTTTTTTGCATTATTATCTGGCTTATCATTTGCTTCTTTTTGGTTGGTAGCATCACTGTCAGATATGCCTTTTTGGCTATTAGTATTACTAATATTCTTTTTGTCACATGTCACCATGCTTGATGAATCTTCATCAGAGGAGCTATCCTTACTTTCTCTTGAGAGAACAGTCATCTTAGAAGCATTTTCTAATTCAACTGGAAGACATGTCAGTTCTCTCACCTTCAATAATTTTCCTTCATAAAGCCTACTGGTATCAATTACTGTGAATTTTGTCAACTTTTTATCAATGTTATCAGGCATATCCTTGCAATGGTTTACTTTCCTCGTATGTTTGGCCCCTTTACTTGTAATACCAGCAGCATTTACCTCAACTTTACTCACTGACTTAAAAGGTGCAGATTTAAATTCCATTAAATCAGATGACTTCCCTCCATGCACCAAACTGGTATCAATAACCATGAATTTTATATGATCTGTAGTAGAAGCTTGGGGCTTGAGGTAACATTGACGATGATAATCAAATTGGTCATCCTTATTCAATCCCTTTTCTGGCTCTTCATCATTGCAGCTACCAACTTTAGTCTCTTCTTCAAGCACAAGAAGATTAGGTTCAGCTACTACTTTGCTCAATACATCACTAACAGAATCAAAGTAATGATCACCTTTCACAAGTTTTCTCCTCGAAAACTTCTTAACACCAGGGATAAGAAAAACCAGATGATCTTTGGAGTGGACATAGCCTTGATTCTTTGGTTGCTCAGAGTGCCAACCTCTTGCCAGTAAGCGGGGCCAAACAGCTTCCCAGAAGAGATCATTACTTTTGGCTTTGCTAAGTCGCAATCCTcctgttaaatattttattatatcactGGGCCCAAGAGAAGCCCAAGCTTTACAAGTTGGTACTGAAAACACCCGATTGTTCTTCCCAAGTTCCACAGCAAGGCTTGTAAGGTCTTCCTTTTCCTTTCCAATACCTACTGCTTCTACAAGAACACCAAGTCCAACAATAGACTTTATAGATAAAATGTATTCTTCTACAGAAGTTCTGCCCTCCACATATGACTGAGAAACCTGATTATATAGATAAAATCAGTGTGAGACTGAAGCATGTAAATGATACAACTATAATGATTAAAGAAAATTACCATTGGCAAcaataattcaaataatcatCAGTATTACATCACAATagcataatattaataattcaaaCAGCTATTCCACCTTAATTACCATTGTATGACTATACTCTAAAAAGCATGTCATATTAACGAAGTAAGACACTCTGCAAATAGTAAAGCTTTTACTTTCCAACATCAAATGGACTAGGAGAAGCAAGCTAAGTATTATTTGAAGCTCATTAACAGAATGCATTAGTTAATTCCAAAAGATATTGAATCCTTTGATGCTTATAGCTCCTGTTCTACTACATGGTAAAAACAACCATAAAAAATGGACTGACAACtattatatatacaaaacaCCACAAAAACCAGATTATCATTAAACCAAATTATTACTGCCTTATAATAAATCATGCCAATTCAAGAAAGAATTTAAAGAAGGATATATATTAAAGggggaaaataaaaattgcaactTACAAAGGACTATATCAGAGAGGCGactgatgaaaataaaagaaattttgaaatcCTAGAATGCAGTGATACAGGGTAAGCCAATCATCAGGCAATGGATATGAGATGACACAGTTGATACCTGCAACAAAGTATCTTTAGATTCTTCTGAGACATGGGGAATCAAGCGAGACAATAGTTCATGTTGCCTCTGTCCATTAAGAAGCTTCTGTCCTATAATACATTTTCTCCCTTTTATCTTCCTGCAGTCTGACCATCTATGATATTCTTCAGATTTGAAAAACTTTCCATAGTAAAATGACAGTATTTCCCCCATCCCTTTGTtctctaagaatttttttatcttaataaaattcttcccaaaaataaacaaaccaaGGAGAAAACTTTTTGCATCAGCTTCACTCCAAGAGTTACTCAATGTGCCAGGAACCAATACATAATTTTTGCTTTTACCCAGTTGACCTGAATTTTTGCCTCCTGTCATCACAAACCGAAAAACAATTAGTTTCAATTCTTCCTCACTTTCTGATATACtgttctttttaaaattagtttcttTTACTAGTTCAATTGTATTGACTGTACCATCAACGTCTGCAAGATTCCTTTCACGTCCACTATCCTCCACTTCATTACGTATCCATGTGACTGAGATGGGCAAACCAATTGCAAAAGAAAGCGAGCTATCAAGCATAACTTCTGAATCAGCAGGATTCATAAGAAGTTGAAGCCGTTCTGATTCTTTTATGATGCCAGGGACCTCCACCTGGTATTCTTCACCAACTCGAGGATCCAACTGCAGGGCTCCAACTACGTCACTTATATCAGGCGAACCTGGAGGACTACTAGATGAATGCTCCATGGAATcatcattataattttgttgaatTGACTCCATCTGCCAAGAAACACAGGACAATAAACCTaataattataaactaaaaCCAAAGCTTAAGAAGAACCATTATCAAGGAAATGTAGCTTAGGTAACATTATCAAGGAGCAAACTTCAAACATGGGTCACAAACTTCAACTTGGCATAAAAGTAATGTACAGAATTACTTACCGACCACTCATTTACTAGGCCACACTTTGTCAGTTGTCACACTCATCAAattatttgcttaaaaaaaattaactacgaACTCAGAATTACAGTACAAGTAACATTTGGGATTGTCCAGTAAATCCAAAAGGACCCCAATTACTAAATCTAAATCAGTCTGTTTCGGTACCAAACAAATTAGAACACAGCCGAGCCTGAAACCACAACAATTGCCAACACAATAGAGCATCAAAATCCTCCACATGGACACCACCTACCTAAACCACTCACACAAaggaatttttttgaaatactcAAAGACAGCATTCTTCAGTGGCCGACACAGATTCAAAGAATTACACTTTACACCATTCAATTAccaatatgcatgtatgtggcCTCAGAgggtaaaaagtaaaataaaaacccTTTGAGGAAAACATTATATCCAAGCAAGAACAAGAAAATCAACCCCAGCCAGATCCACTTGTATGTAAGTTCATAACTTCATATCATAAACAAAGCGCTGACAGATTAATacataacataacataacaCAACAACACACCGACCAAGACGTGTAACAGAGGAACACAGAAAACAAGTACAATAGTGCATTCACTTACACCATAAGATTGAGTACACCCACATAAtgctaacaattaatttaaacataaaggacccaaaagaaaaaatatttcgaACAATCTTCCTCCCGATCCTACATATGTTATCATACACGCATGAAACAAGATGATAGCAGAGAGAAAGATGAATACTTGTTACCCTCTGTGTCAAATGCTAAggggttgaaacttgaaagagaAAGCATCAAGGAACCACAAAgcgtaagaagaagaagaaacaaacaaaagggtATACATATCTGATatctatatgtaaaataaatgtaaatatatGTGTTGTGAAAGTTGAGAGAGAAAACAAAGACGTTAACGTGGAAGGAGAAGaagggagggagagagagaaccTGGTGGTGTCAAATGGGTGAAGTGAAGTGAA from Glycine soja cultivar W05 chromosome 8, ASM419377v2, whole genome shotgun sequence includes:
- the LOC114423693 gene encoding uncharacterized protein LOC114423693, coding for MESIQQNYNDDSMEHSSSSPPGSPDISDVVGALQLDPRVGEEYQVEVPGIIKESERLQLLMNPADSEVMLDSSLSFAIGLPISVTWIRNEVEDSGRERNLADVDGGKNSGQLGKSKNYVLVPGTLSNSWSEADAKSFLLGLFIFGKNFIKIKKFLENKGMGEILSFYYGKFFKSEEYHRWSDCRKIKGRKCIIGQKLLNGQRQHELLSRLIPHVSEESKDTLLQVSQSYVEGRTSVEEYILSIKSIVGLGVLVEAVGIGKEKEDLTSLAVELGKNNRVFSVPTCKAWASLGPSDIIKYLTGGLRLSKAKSNDLFWEAVWPRLLARGWHSEQPKNQGYVHSKDHLVFLIPGVKKFSRRKLVKGDHYFDSVSDVLSKVVAEPNLLVLEEETKVGSCNDEEPEKGLNKDDQFDYHRQCYLKPQASTTDHIKFMVIDTSLVHGGKSSDLMEFKSAPFKSVSKVEVNAAGITSKGAKHTRKVNHCKDMPDNIDKKLTKFTVIDTSRLYEGKLLKVRELTCLPVELENASKMTVLSRESKDSSSDEDSSSMVTCDKKNISNTNSQKGISDSDATNQKEANDKPDNNAKKRVESQKNQKTRVTDDNQLKRTIKHQFRRRARSDHCNPMVLPIKRRRLTACAKAETSRAVENSSGGLESEKVAFSQSSSFPDSHQNVCDSVSSRPNGSSIASLADRSVEVNNEEIILNEICQSRSNSCVEVEKCESQSAVTFNTPQVLLKSEDGEMVATVEEDGQCKKANDPCLSTDTQGVVEKPQRSSCDVGSMEQQPTNINPRRQSTRNRPLTVKAMESLGNEFLHVQRRRKKKDILSHIDAFSPCRKARTSKTKLHRHSSDHGTAVLVKEKHLSGDHKMEIVELVECFQATKLN